In a single window of the Cucurbita pepo subsp. pepo cultivar mu-cu-16 chromosome LG18, ASM280686v2, whole genome shotgun sequence genome:
- the LOC111780061 gene encoding uncharacterized protein LOC111780061 isoform X2, with product MTVNNMHKSRSMEKSEWKVDVESFKRRNYVVQERDDDPSESEAIGDRISRYSTKSSFKTSMDDELPELVVFLQETDLEFVKDICIDKVVMSHEKCIEENCDTENGLVPDMLKHNTPESDCESSEESEYLESSVSSTESTQILEEDLFNKVNEKQKDYSSEVSIMKSVPILFLDRKVTGKKEAASTNSIARSLTKILDENRHKGKAVARSKSNFELGSTWTAGCRHCHDCGSTSMAEDDTPENHQNEDGSSAAHHLRPSLSSSLGSASLKSNSSTNSSHSFSFPILETEWIGSPERMAKADPLQTLRTRKQQLWRRCFPCCNF from the exons ATGACAG TGAACAATATGCATAAAAGCCGAAGCATGGAGAAGAGTGAATGGAAAGTCGATGTCGAGTCATTTAAGAGAAGAAACTATGTTGTACAAGAGAGAGATGATGATCCTAGTGAATCAGAAGCAATTGGAGATAGAATCAGCCGGTATTCCACAAAGAGTTCATTCAAGACTTCAATGGATGACGAGTTGCCTGAGCTTGTTGTTTTCCTTCAAGAAACCGACTTAGAATTTGTGAAAGATATTTGCATCGACAAAGTGGTAATGTCACATGAAAAATGCATCGAGGAGAATTGTGACACAGAAAATGGTTTAGTCCCTGACATGCTCAAGCATAATACACCAGAAAGCGACTGTGAATCAAGTGAAGAATCCGAGTACTTGGAGTCGTCGGTTTCAAGTACTGAATCAACACAGATCCTTGAGGAAGACCTCTTTAACAAagtaaatgagaaacaaaaggatTATTCTTCTGAGGTTTCCATTATGAAATCTGTGCCTATATTGTTTCTTGATAGAAAG GTTACAGGTAAAAAGGAAGCAGCTTCGACAAACTCTATTGCAAGATCATTGACTAAGATACTTGATGAAAACAGACACAAAGGCAAAGCAGTTGCTAGAAGCAAGAGCAACTTTGAACTTGGCAGCACCTGGACAGCAGGTTGCCGGCACTGTCATGACTGTGGAAGCACATCCATGGCTGAGGATGACACGCCGGAGAATCATCAGAATGAAGATGGTTCCTCTGCAGCGCATCACTTAAGACCCTCATTGTCATCTTCTTTGGGCAGCGCATCGCTTAAGTCGAACAGCAGCACCAACAGCTCacattctttctcttttccaat TTTAGAAACAGAATGGATTGGAAGTCCAGAAAGAATGGCAAAAGCTGATCCGTTGCAAACGTTGCGAACGCGAAAGCAACAACTATGGAGGCGATGTTTTCCCTGCTGTAATTTCTAG
- the LOC111780061 gene encoding uncharacterized protein LOC111780061 isoform X1, translated as MRSEFSDLVVNNMHKSRSMEKSEWKVDVESFKRRNYVVQERDDDPSESEAIGDRISRYSTKSSFKTSMDDELPELVVFLQETDLEFVKDICIDKVVMSHEKCIEENCDTENGLVPDMLKHNTPESDCESSEESEYLESSVSSTESTQILEEDLFNKVNEKQKDYSSEVSIMKSVPILFLDRKVTGKKEAASTNSIARSLTKILDENRHKGKAVARSKSNFELGSTWTAGCRHCHDCGSTSMAEDDTPENHQNEDGSSAAHHLRPSLSSSLGSASLKSNSSTNSSHSFSFPILETEWIGSPERMAKADPLQTLRTRKQQLWRRCFPCCNF; from the exons ATGAGGAGTGAATTTTCTGATTTGGTAGTGAACAATATGCATAAAAGCCGAAGCATGGAGAAGAGTGAATGGAAAGTCGATGTCGAGTCATTTAAGAGAAGAAACTATGTTGTACAAGAGAGAGATGATGATCCTAGTGAATCAGAAGCAATTGGAGATAGAATCAGCCGGTATTCCACAAAGAGTTCATTCAAGACTTCAATGGATGACGAGTTGCCTGAGCTTGTTGTTTTCCTTCAAGAAACCGACTTAGAATTTGTGAAAGATATTTGCATCGACAAAGTGGTAATGTCACATGAAAAATGCATCGAGGAGAATTGTGACACAGAAAATGGTTTAGTCCCTGACATGCTCAAGCATAATACACCAGAAAGCGACTGTGAATCAAGTGAAGAATCCGAGTACTTGGAGTCGTCGGTTTCAAGTACTGAATCAACACAGATCCTTGAGGAAGACCTCTTTAACAAagtaaatgagaaacaaaaggatTATTCTTCTGAGGTTTCCATTATGAAATCTGTGCCTATATTGTTTCTTGATAGAAAG GTTACAGGTAAAAAGGAAGCAGCTTCGACAAACTCTATTGCAAGATCATTGACTAAGATACTTGATGAAAACAGACACAAAGGCAAAGCAGTTGCTAGAAGCAAGAGCAACTTTGAACTTGGCAGCACCTGGACAGCAGGTTGCCGGCACTGTCATGACTGTGGAAGCACATCCATGGCTGAGGATGACACGCCGGAGAATCATCAGAATGAAGATGGTTCCTCTGCAGCGCATCACTTAAGACCCTCATTGTCATCTTCTTTGGGCAGCGCATCGCTTAAGTCGAACAGCAGCACCAACAGCTCacattctttctcttttccaat TTTAGAAACAGAATGGATTGGAAGTCCAGAAAGAATGGCAAAAGCTGATCCGTTGCAAACGTTGCGAACGCGAAAGCAACAACTATGGAGGCGATGTTTTCCCTGCTGTAATTTCTAG
- the LOC111780061 gene encoding uncharacterized protein LOC111780061 isoform X3, with translation MHKSRSMEKSEWKVDVESFKRRNYVVQERDDDPSESEAIGDRISRYSTKSSFKTSMDDELPELVVFLQETDLEFVKDICIDKVVMSHEKCIEENCDTENGLVPDMLKHNTPESDCESSEESEYLESSVSSTESTQILEEDLFNKVNEKQKDYSSEVSIMKSVPILFLDRKVTGKKEAASTNSIARSLTKILDENRHKGKAVARSKSNFELGSTWTAGCRHCHDCGSTSMAEDDTPENHQNEDGSSAAHHLRPSLSSSLGSASLKSNSSTNSSHSFSFPILETEWIGSPERMAKADPLQTLRTRKQQLWRRCFPCCNF, from the exons ATGCATAAAAGCCGAAGCATGGAGAAGAGTGAATGGAAAGTCGATGTCGAGTCATTTAAGAGAAGAAACTATGTTGTACAAGAGAGAGATGATGATCCTAGTGAATCAGAAGCAATTGGAGATAGAATCAGCCGGTATTCCACAAAGAGTTCATTCAAGACTTCAATGGATGACGAGTTGCCTGAGCTTGTTGTTTTCCTTCAAGAAACCGACTTAGAATTTGTGAAAGATATTTGCATCGACAAAGTGGTAATGTCACATGAAAAATGCATCGAGGAGAATTGTGACACAGAAAATGGTTTAGTCCCTGACATGCTCAAGCATAATACACCAGAAAGCGACTGTGAATCAAGTGAAGAATCCGAGTACTTGGAGTCGTCGGTTTCAAGTACTGAATCAACACAGATCCTTGAGGAAGACCTCTTTAACAAagtaaatgagaaacaaaaggatTATTCTTCTGAGGTTTCCATTATGAAATCTGTGCCTATATTGTTTCTTGATAGAAAG GTTACAGGTAAAAAGGAAGCAGCTTCGACAAACTCTATTGCAAGATCATTGACTAAGATACTTGATGAAAACAGACACAAAGGCAAAGCAGTTGCTAGAAGCAAGAGCAACTTTGAACTTGGCAGCACCTGGACAGCAGGTTGCCGGCACTGTCATGACTGTGGAAGCACATCCATGGCTGAGGATGACACGCCGGAGAATCATCAGAATGAAGATGGTTCCTCTGCAGCGCATCACTTAAGACCCTCATTGTCATCTTCTTTGGGCAGCGCATCGCTTAAGTCGAACAGCAGCACCAACAGCTCacattctttctcttttccaat TTTAGAAACAGAATGGATTGGAAGTCCAGAAAGAATGGCAAAAGCTGATCCGTTGCAAACGTTGCGAACGCGAAAGCAACAACTATGGAGGCGATGTTTTCCCTGCTGTAATTTCTAG
- the LOC111780063 gene encoding dof zinc finger protein DOF5.4-like codes for MQDIHSIAGGSRLFGGGGDRRLRPHLHHHQNHQALKCPRCDSLNTKFCYYNNYNLSQPRHFCKSCRRYWTKGGVLRNVPVGGGCRKTKRSSSSKSKSSPDVAATSPPPPPPPPLRERKSTSHSSSESSSLTATTTTAAAAATEAVSAPSSISTSALLSVQDRKLFPAPTTNPNFDGAATDCGIFSEIGNFTSLITSTNETLAFGFGNMGDVTPFAMNHPFQNQAANQWPSQRMMNGNDEVKMQEITGGGGGYMDQTAQVDPSTGLQNSRSSNIGFGPLDWQSNGDHQALFDLPNAVDQAYWSQNQWSSDQDQPNLYLP; via the coding sequence ATGCAAGACATCCACTCGATCGCCGGAGGAAGTCGGTTGTTCGGTGGCGGGGGTGACCGTCGTCTGAGGCCgcacctccaccaccaccaaaaCCACCAGGCCTTGAAGTGCCCAAGGTGTGATTCTCTCAATACAAAGTTCTGTTATTACAACAACTATAATCTCTCTCAGCCTCGTCACTTCTGCAAGAGCTGCCGACGTTACTGGACTAAAGGCGGCGTCCTCCGTAACGTTCCTGTCGGAGGCGGTTGCCGGAAAACCAAACGCTCCTCCTCGTCGAAGTCCAAGTCCAGTCCCGATGTAGCGGCGAcgtctcctcctcctcctcctcctcctcctcttcgcGAACGTAAATCCACCTCTCATTCCAGTAGCGAGAGCTCTAGCCTAACCGCTACAACCACCACGGCTGCCGCGGCGGCGACAGAGGCCGTCTCTGCTCCGTCCTCCATTTCAACGTCGGCTCTATTGAGCGTACAGGATAGGAAATTGTTCCCCGCTCCGActacaaaccctaatttcgaTGGTGCGGCGACGGACTGCGGGATTTTCTCGGAAATCGGAAACTTCACGAGCTTGATCACATCGACTAACGAGACATTGGCGTTTGGATTCGGCAATATGGGGGATGTGACGCCGTTTGCGATGAATCATCCGTTTCAAAATCAGGCGGCGAATCAATGGCCGTCGCAGAGAATGATGAACGGTAACGATGAGGTGAAGATGCAGGAGATCACaggcggaggaggagggtACATGGATCAGACGGCACAGGTGGATCCATCAACAGGGCTACAGAATAGCAGATCAAGCAACATTGGATTCGGACCGTTGGATTGGCAATCAAACGGAGATCATCAAGCTCTGTTTGATCTCCCCAACGCCGTTGATCAAGCATACTGGAGTCAAAATCAGTGGAGTAGTGATCAAGATCAGCCTAATCTGTACCTTCCGTAA
- the LOC111780695 gene encoding uncharacterized protein LOC111780695 codes for MMVMDVMSSKRQRRPNVRLGEIGDISAAWACGFSHSTRDKLAHREWKHDVLQTVDDDDDDNPIVFGDLEPSTPKLTVSELGASPQISTELQQNGENNNNPNSSALPLECPPTSAGLKFSDVTRKCRNMKRRGRSRNVGYVVLGGSWSSKHSSDDCSMNEKDCEGTRNSANGYGDFSDHQTPTTSKEECGIDQPSTQQDRELNNDSQFIGEKGRHKSGIVQDQMRLKDDDTNAVSRWLEEVGFGKYAGVFEMHEVDEEALPLLTIEDLKEIGVFSVGSRRKLYNAIQQLREGGGEGEGEGEGEE; via the coding sequence ATGATGGTTATGGATGTGATGAGCTCCAAGAGACAAAGGCGTCCAAATGTAAGGCTAGGGGAAATTGGGGATATATCTGCGGCTTGGGCTTGTGGGTTTTCTCATAGCACTAGAGATAAGTTAGCTCATAGGGAATGGAAACATGATGTACTCCAAACtgtggatgatgatgatgatgataaccCCATTGTTTTTGGGGACTTGGAGCCTTCAACTCCCAAACTCACTGTCTCTGAGTTGGGTGCCTCTCCACAAATTTCAACAGAGTTGCAGCAGAATGGAGAGAACAATAATAACCCCAATTCTTCTGCATTACCTTTGGAATGTCCTCCAACTTCTGCTGGACTGAAGTTTAGTGATGTGACCAGGAAGTGTAGAAATATGAAGCGTCGGGGGCGTAGTCGAAACGTTGGCTACGTCGTTCTTGGTGGCAGTTGGAGCTCGAAACATAGCTCAGATGACTGCTCGATGAATGAGAAGGACTGTGAGGGGACACGTAATTCTGCTAATGGTTATGGTGACTTCTCTGATCACCAGACACCAACCACTAGTAAAGAGGAATGTGGCATTGATCAACCCTCGACACAACAAGATCGTGAGTTAAACAACGACTCGCAGTTCATTGGTGAGAAGGGTAGACACAAATCTGGCATTGTGCAGGATCAAATGAGATTAAAAGATGACGATACGAATGCTGTCAGTAGATGGTTAGAGGAGGTAGGATTTGGCAAGTATGCTGGGGTGTTCGAGATGCACGAGGTGGATGAGGAGGCTTTGCCACTGCTGACCATTGAAGATCTCAAAGAGATTGGCGTGTTTTCTGTCGGGTCTCGGAGGAAGTTGTATAACGCAATCCAACAGTTAAGAGAAGGcggaggagaaggagaaggagaaggagaaggagaggaGTAA